The sequence TGTTGGGGTGAATCGAAAGCAAAAACAAAAAGAAACGGCGCAAGATGCGCATGAAGCAATTCGTCCAACATCTGTCGTAAGAGAACCCAAAACACTAAAATCGGTGTTGTCAAGGGATCAATTTCGATTATACAAATTAATTTGGGAGCGATTTTTAGCTAGCCAGATGGCCGCTGCCATTATGGATACAATGACCGTACATCTATTAAACAATGATGTAGAGTTTAGAGCTACTGGCTCCAAGATTAAGTTTAAAGGATTTATGAAAGTCTATGTTGAAGGAACAGATGATAATAAAAAAGAAGAAGATAAATATTTGCCTACTTTGACAGAAGGAATGAAAGTAAAGGCAAACGACATTAAACCAAATCAGCATTTCACTCAGCCACCACCAAGATATACCGAGGCGAGATTAGTAAAGACGATGGAAGAGCTGGGAATTGGAAGACCTTCAACATATGCTCCTACATTGGATACGATTCAGCGTCGGGGCTATGTGAGCATAGATAATAAACGGTTCATTCCAACCGAATTAGGAACGATTGTTATCGAGTTAGTCGAGGAGTTTTTTCCAAAAATTATTGATGTTGATTTTACGGCCCAAATGGAAAATGATTTAGATGCCATTGAAGATGGAAGAACAGAATGGGTGAAAATCATTGATCAATTCTATCAAGAATTTGAAAAACGCTTGAAAAAAGCTGAGCAAGAAATGGAAAAAGTAGAAATTAAAGATGAACCAGCAGGAATTGAATGTGAGAAATGCGGACATGAAATGGTATATAAAATGGGCAGATATGGTAAGTTTCTTGCATGTTCCAACTTTCCTGAATGTAGAAATACGAAACCGATATTGAAGACAATAGGTGTAACTTGTCCAAAATGTAAAAAGGGAGAAGTCGTTGAACGAAAATCGAAGAAGCGACGAATCTTTTATGGATGTGACCAATTCCCGGATTGTGATTTTCTATCTTGGGATAAACCTATAGCCCGTTCGTGTCCAAAGTGTAACTCCTTATTAGTAGAGAAAAAAGCAAAAAAAGGATCACAAATCCAATGTACAAATTGTGAGTATAAAGAACAACCACAAACATAACTGCTCGTTCCATCGAGCAGTTTTTATTATGACTTTAGACGCTGACCAGTAATTTAGGCTTATAGCCGTTGTGCACACCCGTTGGAGGGGTGATCATGATTGTATAGGAAATTATATCTGTTTCCCCGTGGTGGATAGATTTTTCTGTACTATAGGTAAGTATAAGGCTTTAGGCTTTATCCCGCATGTAAAGTGTTGTAAGACTCCTGCTTCAAGAGCCTTTAGTTGATACAAAGGGTCAAAGTAGGAGAAAACGGCACCTAAATGCCCGATTGGTTCAAGGGCCTTTAGGTCATACCCTTGTGGTACTAAACATTCAGTAGGAGAGGGAAGCAAACTCCTACTGAATGAAGTTTCACTTTATCGTATAAGAAAAACTAGCTTTCGCCATAAAGACTTGACGATAAGCCAAGTTTTTTCTAAAAAACAGCATCGTCGTCTAGCTTAAACACTCAAGTTCAAGCAAACTTTGAACTTCTTATCGGCTCGAGTCTAAAGGAAGGCCGGAAAAGCGGGCTTGCCGCTCAGGCATCGACATGCCCCTGTTTTCTTTATCCCGAATGTACGATTCGTTTAAAAAATGTGCTTATGATTTTGTGTACGGGTGAGAGAAACAGCTTCTTCATTCCCGATTATTTGGTGCGGCAGGACAAGGAAAGCTACGACAGTGACGCATCGCACGCAGAAAAAGCGTTCTTCTTTTTCAAGGACAGAGTTGCTACGACAGCAATACTTCGCGATTTTTCAAGGACAAGGAAAGCTTCTTGAATAAGCCTTACGATTTTTCAAGAAGGAAAAACTTTATCAGCGGCACACCGCCGTTTTTTTAAGGAAGCTTGTGTTTTTTAGCTTTTATTCCACTTTAATTCAGGGCAGAGAGGTTATTGAATGAAGTATTCCTTTATATTTATGGAGGAAGCGAAGCAACTTCGACCTGATCGAAACACACAGAAAGTTTGAAAACTTTAAAAATGGGTATACGTAATTATCATGCTACATTCAAAAAACAATTCTATGTTCATAGTAACAGACCTAAAAGTGTTTTGCTTTTTGATTTAAATTTATGCTTAAAAATGCGAATTTCTAACAATGGATAATGGAACTATTTTAGATAATTGTAGAATATACCTTTTACATTATATCTACGTGAAAAAAGAATAAAGTACAAAAAGTTTTTGTTTTAACGAAAGTATTTATATAGATAAAAAGCTATATTAAGCAACAATTCAATTAGTTTTCAATTATTAAATACAATTTGTTGACTAATTAGTTAGAAACATATATAATTACGCATTGGTAAGGGTATTTACTTGACACTTGTTATGTCTTGTACAGTGAACTTACTTAGTTAAAAATAGCATAGAGTGCTTTTAGTTTTTATAACTTGACTTCCAGGAGCGATAATCAATGAACCTCTGCGTCTATACGTTTGATTTTTCACAAGCATAAGCAGATAGAAGAAAGCAAGCAAAAAACATAGAAAGTGAAGCTGATTCTGAATTTTGTTACAATTTAGTTAAATTTATTGCGAAACAATATGTTCTATGTTATGCTGTAGTCGCTGCTTAATGGGGTGAAAATTTGAATAATTTCAGGAACTATTGGCAATCCTTTAAGGAGTACTTACAAATAGAAAAAAATGCTTCACCATATACTGTTAAATATTATCTGAATGATCTGGAATTGTTTTTTGACTTCTTGGCTTCGGAAGCTGTGAATGATCTTCGTGAAGTAGATGAGCGAGTGGTACGTATATTTCTTAATGCGATGTACAATCGAAAGCTCAGCAGAAGATCTGTTTCTAGGAAAATTTCTGCACTAAGAACCTTTTTTAAATTTTTGGAACGAGAAGAGATAGTAATAGGCAATCCATTTACATTGATTCGGTTACCAAAAACAGAAAGCCATATACCGGGATTTTTGTATGCTGAAGAGCTGGAAAAACTATTTGAAGTCAACGATTTAACAGATCCATTAGGTCAACGGGATCAAGCAATATTGGAATTGCTTTATGCAACGGGAATGCGTGTTAGTGAATGTCAGCAATTAGTTCTTGATAACATCGATTTCACGATTGGTACCGTGTTTGTAATAGGAAAAGGCAGAAAAGAGCGCTACATCCCGTACGGTAAATTTGCAGAAATTGCTTTGGAAACGTACATACAGGATGGTAGACAGTTGTTGTTAGCTAAAGCAAAACAGCAAACTAATGCATTATTCCTGAATCATCGCGGGTCTCCATTGACAGACAGAGGAATCAGAGATGTATTAAACAGAGTAGTAAAAAAAGCGGCTTTAACTGTGAATGTACATCCGCATAAATTACGCCATACATTTGCTACACATCTCTTAAATGAAGGTGCTGATTTACGCAGTGTTCAAGAGTTATTAGGTCACGAAAATTTGTCAACAACACAAATATATACTCATGTGACGAAAGATCATTTGCGGCGCGTCTATATGAAAAGTCATCCAAGAGCAAATGATTAATTTTAATTGAAGAGGTGAGAGGCGTGACGAATGGTTTTCATGCCACAACAATATTTGCCATTAAGCACAATGGCCAATGTGCCATGAGTGGTGATGGTCAAGTAACAATGGGAAATGCGGTTGTCATGAAGCATAAAGCGAAAAAAGTCCGAAAATTATTTAAGGGGCAAGTGTTAGCAGGATTTGCTGGATCTGTTGCAGATGCATTTACACTTTTTGAGAAGTTTGAAGGGAAATTGGAGACATATAACGGCAATCTTGCGAGAGCCGCTGTAGAACTTGCAAAAGAGTGGCGCAGTGATAAAGTTTTAAGAAAACTGGAAGCTATGTTGATAGTCATGAATAGAGAGAATATGTTTTTAGTTTCTGGTACTGGTGAAGTGATTGAACCTGATGATGGAATTTTAGCAATCGGCTCCGGAGGAAATTATGCACTTAGCGCAGGCCGAGCATTGGTTAGATATTCAACGGAGTTAACAGCTAAAGAGATCGCACAAGCTGCCTTAAATATTGCCGGAGAAATATGTGTGTATACGAACAATCACATTACACTCGAGGTGCTTGATTAAAGGAGGCCTTTTGGAAGTATGGGAATTGACTACACACCGAAACAAATTGTGGAACAATTGGATAAATACATTATTGGGCAAAAAAGTGCTAAACGCTCGGTAGCTGTAGCACTGAGAAACAGATACAGGAGAATGCAGCTTGAAGACAGCCTAAAAGATGAAATTGTTCCCAAGAATATATTGATGATCGGTCCGACTGGTGTAGGGAAAACAGAAATAGCTAGAAGATTAGCTAAGATGGTAGGAGCACCATTTGTAAAAGTAGAGGCGACTAAATTTACTGAGGTAGGTTATGTTGGCCGAGATGTCGAATCCATGATTCGTGACTTAGTAGAAATGTCTGTACGTATGGTCAAAGAAGAAAAAATGAAAAAAGTTTTAGATAAAGCAGAAAAGGAAGCAAATAAGCAATTAGTTAAACTTTTAGTTCCACAGGCAAAAACAGAAAACCAGACGAAAAACCCGTTTGAAATGTTATTTTCTTCACAGTCAACGAATAACGAGGATGATGATAAGTCATCTGCAAAAAATGAAGAAATTCGTAATAAGCGAAAGCGGGTAGAGCATCAATTAGCTTTAGGAGAATTAGAGGATCATCTTGTATCTGTGGAAATAGAAGAACAGGCTCCATCTATGTTCGATATGTTACAAGGCTCCGGTATGGAGCAGATGGGCATGAACATGCAGGATGCATTAAGTCAGTTTATGCCAAAAAGAAAAAAGAAACGCAAATTACCAGTATCGGAAGCAAGAAAAGTATTAACTCAACAGGAAGCTGCTAAGCTTGTTGATATGGAAGAAGCCGTTCAGGAGGCTATTCAACGAGCAGAACAGGCTGGTATTGTATTTATTGATGAAATTGATAAAGTAGCAGGCAAGCAAGAACAATCTGCTAATGTATCAAGAGAAGGGGTTCAACGTGACATTTTACCGATCATTGAAGGTTCTACTGTTGTTACAAAGCATGGTCCAGTAAAAACAGATCATATATTATTTATTGCAGCCGGTGCTTTTCATATGTCGAAACCTTCTGATCTGATTCCTGAACTCCAAGGAAGATTCCCGATTCGTGTTGAATTGGAAAAGCTCTCTACAGAGGATTTCAAACGTATCCTCAAAGAGCCATCTAACGCTCTATTAAAGCAATATACAGCTTTGTTACAAACAGAAGGTATAAATATAGTTTTTACAGACGAAGCTGTAGATAGACTAGCTGAAATAGCTTATGAAGTAAATCAAGAAATGGATAATATAGGAGCTAGAAGACTCCATACTATTTTAGAAAAATTGCTGGAGGATCTTTCCTTTGAAGCACCAGAAATTAATATGGATACCATTGAAATTACTCCAGCTTACGTTGACGAAAAACTCAGGGCTATCGCTAAAAATAAAGATTTAAGCCAATATATACTATAAACTAAAGATCGAATGGAGGATCATTATGGAACTATTAAATCGTGCAAGAAAAATTAACGCAATGCTACAAAAATTCGGAGGAAAATCAGTTGACTTTAATGATATGTCTGCATCTTTACGTGATGTAATTAAAGGGAATGTATATATTTTAAGCAGACGTGGAAAGCTTTTGGGCTTTGCTATCAATCAAGAAATTGAAAATGAAAGAATGAAAACGATGCTAGAGGAACGTCAATTTCCTCAAGAATATACAGAAGGTTTATACAATATTCATGAAACAACAGCTAATTTAGGTATTGATAGCCCACATACTGTTTTTCCAGTAGAAAATCGTGACTTATTCCAAAACGCTTTAACAACGATTGTACCAATTATTGGTGGAGGAGAAAGATTAGGAACATTAATCCTTGGTCGTCTAAATGGAGAATTTAACGAAGATGATTTATTATTGGCTGAATATGGTGCAACAGTAGTAGGAATGGAAATCCTTCATGAAAAATCTCAAGAGATTGAAATGGAAGCAAGAAGTAAAGCTGTTGTACAAATGGCAATTAGCTCTTTATCATATAGTGAATTAGAAGCAATTGACCATATTTTTGAAGAACTTGATGGTAGTGAAGGATTACTTGTAGCAAGTAAAATTGCTGATCGAGTTGGAATTACAAGATCAGTCATTGTTAATGCGTTAAGAAAGTTAGAAAGTGCTGGTGTTATTGAGTCTCGTTCATTAGGAATGAAAGGAACATACATCAAAGTACTAAATCACAACTTCCTTGTAGAATTAGAAAAATTACGTTCAAGATAAGATTGTAAAGCCAGAGCATGTTGCTCTGGTTTTATAATTGATAAAGAGATCCTAAAAGTTAAAGCTTAGTGTGGTGACATGAGACTCCCATTTCAAGAGTTATAGAGAGAACGAAAAAAGTTGAAGTGGGAGGATAATAATACCTAAATGCCTAATTTTTCCGGAAAGGGAATTTCCTTCTTTATATACAGAGAATTTTTTAAAGGCAGTATATAGTAATAAAACAATGCTGGAAGTTCCGTGTGTTTAATCACGCTAATTTTTCTTCTTATGAAGCCGGTTAATAAGCGTATTCCGATGGATAAATAGCTGTTTGGCTGCATGTACTATATTCATATTGCAATCATAATAAATAATAAATCACGCCTTGATTCCTCATATGATTCATCCATGATCCATTTTGCCAAACGTTTTTTTATATAGCTGAGAAATGTTGTATCAATCCGTTCTGGAAAAATTGCTAGTAAGTAGGCCATGAATAGAAATCAAAAATTTCCGATTGTAATTTATGCTTTTTGACAAAACTCAGTAAATGTTCGGCTTTATGATAGGATGTGTTTACCTGTAAAAGAGAATCACAAATGGTACCGCTAATGCTGAGTGATTGAAGATTATCTAATCGATAGCATACATACTATTAGAAAGGCAGCTGACTTATGCCTAAAGCATTCCATAGCCTGATATTCATCTTCTAAATTTAAAATGGCCTTTGGAATAAATAATTTTTTACCATTAAACACATTGATCATTGGATGATTTTATAAATATGCCACGCGACCTCATTGAAAGACCAAAGAATTATTTTGGTTGCTGCAATAAGACATTGACATGCAGTAAAATCATGATGATGCAATAATGTTTTGTTCGCTCATTCATATAGAGATGTTGACAATACTGTTTAACTCGTATTGGATCAGCAAATTTACTTAATAGCAATAGTTTATAAATGATTCAAGGATGTTTTTTCTAATTCATCCACTTGTTTAATAACTGCTTCTTTCCACATTAATTCAATATCCTTCTTGACTAATTTTGCATATGGCATTATTTTTTAGGGGTATCGATAATCCCTAATACAACTTTTGTTTGATTAGGGAACAGCTACTTCAGGGAGAACGTTTTTCTCATTGTGAATATCTTTCTCTTCATAGATGACAAAATCATTTTTTAACAATACGTCTTTTGACGGACGATGAGAAGCCCCTACACGTCTATAATTAGAAGCGGCAATAAATTTGCCACATCAGTTAAACGATACTGAAAATGACAGTACTTCTGTAATCGCTTTCATATCATTTTGTGCATCTTGCACGAAATCTTCCACCTGCTTCCCTCCTTAAATTCATAACTCCTATTACTTTATTTTATCACGCTATATTTTTAAATAATTAAACATTAAATTTGTTTATTCTAACTGGAGATTTTTTTGATATGACATATAAAATGGAATTTGAATGACTCATTCAAGGGATGATCTGGTGAGTAAAAGTAGATATCATCATGGTTAAGGGTGGTGTAATGGGTTCAAGTATTGCTAATAATCTCCTTAACGATGGAAAAAATTATTGTATTTGAAAAAGATCCAATCTATGAATTTTTTTCTACAGCAACAAGCGCGGGTGGTATTAGACAATTATTTCCAACAGTTGTGAATATCGAAATGGGGGAAACTTAGGATTCAAACATACCGGACATTTCCAGAAGATATGGCAATTTGCTTTGTATCTATTTCTTGCTAAAAATGATGATAATCGTTTCTCCTTCATGACGGAAATAAACGCTTGTTGGATCAATTGTAAGAGGAAATGTTTACATAGTGGTTTAGCAATATTAAACTGAATAATTTGCCGCTTAAACAGGATTACTGGAATAGGAAAACCTAATTTTTACTTAAATGCAGTGCCCAAGCTCCAGTACAAGTCCTAACAATCGGAGCATGATGATAGGCATCGTGCACAGAAAAAGCGATCTTCTTTTTCTGGAGTAAGAAAAACCTCCATGCAATACATTGCGACTTAGCCGATCAAAAGCTATTTAGCTTCTACTCGAACACGCACTTATCAGTAATAAAGGTAAGCATTCTAATAATGGTCTTAGGTTTGTAAAGCATTGTTTTTTCAGTATATACAGGGCTTTAACACCGATTATCTAAATCAATCTTGCTATGATTCGAAAGTCCTTTTACCTTTATGAAATTAGGTGATTTCTCACATATCTTATTATTCGTGAAGAAAAAGGTGATTGTTGTTCACTAGTCTTATTTCAAAAACTATTCCATCTCCTCTATAAACAGTAAAATCAATGAATGGACAACCAATTTCTATGTTAGGAAGCAGTCGAAAGTAAAAAAATAGCTCACTTTTCATCTTAAAATAAAAGACAAATTATAAAATAAGACGTAGTATATGAGTAAATCAGGACTTTTTTTGCATGGCATAAGAACTATAAATAAATATAAAAATCTGTATTTTCCTAAAATTCGACAACTAAATGTAACAAAATAGGATGTAACAAAATAAAAATGTATTAAAATAGTAATTCTGGGCATGGTTGTAGTAAAAAATAACTAGTAAAAAATGACTATCTTTTGTTTTTTTGAAGAAAAATGTCGGAAACCGATAGACTTTAGTGGAAATATGACTTAAACTATTCGTAGATAAAAATGATACTTTATAACTGTTCAGAAAAATAGTGTTAGTACTTTTTTAGGAGTGGATAATATGAATTTGTTTGGTGGAACAATTCAATCATTGGAAAATTCAATGAATTATGCTTCCGCAAAAAACCGAGCTATTTCTACAAATATAGCAAATTTGGATACGCCAAACTACAAAGCAAAAGATGTACAATTTAAGAATGTTTTAGCAAATGAATTAGCAAAGCCACTAGAAGCTAAACGAACGCATCACAAGCATCTAGCATTTAAAAATGATACCGTTAATGGGTATCGGACTGTGACGAAACATAGTACTTCTTATCAGCATAATGGTAATAATGTCGATGTCGACAAGGAAATGGCTGATTTAGCAGAAAATCAGATTTATTATCAGGCACTCGTAGACCGGATAAATGGAAAGTTTGGAAGTTTACAAACTGTATTGAGGGGAGGAAGGTAACATGACAATGTTCAACGCGCTCCATTCCAGCGCAAGTGCATTAACAGCTCAAAGACTTCGCATGGATGTTATTTCCTCTAATATCGCAAATGCACAAACAACAAGAGCCACTATCAATGACGCTGGTGAAGTAGAGCCATATCGTAGGAAAATGGTAACCATGCAACCGCAAGCAAATTCATTTCAATCATTTTTACATAAAGCAATAGGAAATCATTCTTCTAATGGAGTTAAAGTAACTGGAATAGTGGAAGATGAAAACCCATTTAAGCAAATGTATAATCCCGAGCATCCTGATGCCAATGAAGATGGGTACGTTCAACTACCAAATGTAGATCCGTTAAAGGAAATGGTAGATTTAATGAGTGCAACTAGATCCTACGAAGCAAATATAACTTCATTAAATGCAAGTAAGTCCATGTTAATGAAAGCATTGGAAATCGGTAAATAACGTAAGCATCATTTATTCTGCCATTTTACAACTATTTTAAGGTTAATAAAATATATTGGAAGAAAATGAAATTAGTTATTAGGAAAAGGAGTGACTTGTAATGATCCTATCGATCGGAAACCAAACACAACAGCTGACGAAGATGGCACCACTTGAGGAAAAGTCAGTACGATCACCTGGCGAAGCTCAAGCAAATTTTGCAGATACATTAAAAAAAGCTATTGCTAATGTTAATGAATCTCAAGTAGCTTCAGATAAGAAAACAGAAGCACTGGCCAATGGAAACATTGATGACTTACACAATGTGATGATTGCAGCGCAAAAGTCCAGTATTACACTAGAAGCAACTGTACAAATCCAGAAAAAAGTAGTAGATGCTTATAAAGAAATTATGAGCATGCAAGTGTAAAACATAACAAAAAATAGACTAATTATTACAGCACGTTGGTGGGGGAACTTATGAAAGAGAAAATGATAAATTGGAAAAACACTACTGCGGCTTTCTGGAACAATCGTACTAAAGCGCAACGGTTAATATTTATTGGTTCCGTCGTTATTATTATTCTTTTAATCATAGCTATCGTATTCTTTACAACGAGGTCGAAGTATGTCCCATTATATAATAATTTATCTGTACAAGAAGTGGGACAAATTAAAGAGGAACTGGACACTAGAGGAGTACCATATGAATTAGAAGGTGGAGGTAAAGAAATTAAAGTACCTGAAGAGCAGGCAGACAGCTTAGTGGTCGATCTAGCGGCACAAGGGATACCTAAGAGCGGAAATATAGATTACTCCTTCTTTAGCGAAAATGCATCATGGGGTGTTACCGAAAACGAATTTAATGTTATGAAGCTGGATGCGATGCAAACAGAGTTAGCTAATTTGATCAAAGGGATAGATGGTATTCAAGATGCTAAAGTTATGATTAATATGCCGGAAGAGCCGGTATTTGTTAAGGATGCAAAACAGGAAGCGAGCGCTTCAATCGTCATTAATACAGAGCCTGGCTATAACTTTGAAAGCGGGCAAATAAATGCACTTTATCACTTAGTTTCTAAAGCCGTACCTAATTTACCGGCAGAAAATATTGCGATAACGAATCAATATTTTGAAAGTTTCGAGCAAACTGACGCGAAAGGTTCGGGAAACAATATAAAAGATGCGTATACATATCAGCAATCCATTAAAAAAGATATTGAAAAAGACATTCAGAAGCGATTACAGCAAATGCTTGGAGCTATGGTAGGTTCAGGTAATGTTATCGTGTCTGTTACATCCGATATTGACTTCACACAAGAAAATCGAACCGAGGATCTTGTTGAACCAGTTGATTTGGAAAATATGGAAGGATTGCCTGTCAGCATAGAAACCATTAAGGAAACGTATGAAGGAGCCGGAGCAGCTGCAGGTGGAGCCGTCGGTACTGGAGACGAGGATGTTGCTAACTATCAAGCGACTGATGAAGACGGTGACGGTGAATATGAAATGACAAAAGAGACCGTTAATAATGAATTTAATAAAATTAGAAAAAACATCGTCGAGAGTCCATATAAAGTTCGTGATTTAGGTATTCAAGTTGCTGTGAATCGAGTGAAGTCAGCGGATAAAAAAGACGTTGAATATTTAACACAACAAGAAGAGATGGAAGTTGAAGATGGAATCAATTCGATTATCAATTCAATTATTACTACTTCTATCGATGGTGAATATGCTGAAGATGTCGATCCAGAAGAAAATGTATCGATTGTGTTTCAGGAATTCAACGGAACGGATTCAACAGCTGCTTCCAAAGAACCATCGATACCAACATGGCTTTATGTTGTAGGTGGCATCTTGTTACTGATAATTATCGGATTAATCGTTTACTTCTTGCGTAAACGAAGAGAAGATGAGGACGAAGAAGATGAGGAAGTTTATACAGCACAATCCCAGTTAGAAGTTCCAGATTTTCCGGAAAAAGAGGAATCGGAAGTAACGATACGCAAAAAGCAATTAGAGAAAATTGCAAAAGAAAAACCAGAAGATTTTGCGAAACTATTGAGAAGCTGGATTGGAGAGGAATAGGGGGTAATAACATTGGCAAGACAAAAAGGATTACTTACTGGAAAACAAAAAGCTGCAATACTATTAATCTCCTTAGGTCCAGACGTATCAGCGCAAGTCTATAAACACTTAACGGAAGAGGAGATCGAAAAACTCAGTCTGGAAATCTCTTCAGTAAAAAAGGTAGATAATCAGCTAAAAGAAGATGTCATTGAACAATTTCATCAAATTGTACAGGCGCAAGATTATATAGCTCAAGGCGGAATCGGCTATGCCAAAACAGTCTTAGAAAAAGCTTTTGGTAAACAAGAGGCTACTAATATTATTAACCGTCTTACATCCACTTTACAGGTTAGACCATTTGATTTCGCCCGACGAGCTGATCCACAGCAAGTATTTAATTTTATACAAGGAGAACATCCACAGACAATTGCTCTCGTACTTTCCTATTTAGATCCAGAACAGGCCGGGCAGATTTTATCTGCTTTACCACAGGAAATGCAGGCAGATGTTGCGAAGCGGATTGCTACGATGGACTCGACATCACCAGAAATTATTTCTCAGGTGGAACAAGTACTGGAAAAAAATATTTCTGCTTCCTTCACCGAGGATTATACACAAACTGGTGGTATTCAGGCTGTGGTAGAAGTATTAAATGGAGTTGACAGAAGCACGGAACGAACCATCTTAGATTCTCTTGAAATCCAAGATCCGGAATTAGCTGAGGAAATAAAGAAACGGATGTTCGTATTCGAGGATATTGTTATATTGGATAACAGAGCTATTCAGCGAGTGATTCGGGAAGTGGAAAATGAAGATCTTCGTCTAGCATTGAAAGTAGCAAGTGACGAAGTGAAAGATATTGTATTTAAGAATATGTCACAGCGGATGGCTGAGACCGTTAAAGAAGAGATGGAATATATGGGTCCTGTTCGCTTACGTGATGTGGAAGAAGCACAAACAAGAATCGTTGCTACTATTCGCAGATTAGAGGATGTCGGTGAAATCGTCATAGCACGAGGTGGAGGTGATGATATCATTGTCTAATTTGTATACGGCAAATGAACGAAAACAAATTAAAATCAGAACAATCAAGCCTTTACAGACACAAATAGAAGAACAAGCTTCCTCAAATCAATCTTTACTGAAGCATGAACAGCTTGGAGGCGAGCTTAAAAAACAACAGCAGGAACTAGCTGACTTGCAGCTGAAGCGTAAAAAGCTCCTCGAACAAATAGAAATGGAAGTTCAAGCAGAAAAAGAAGCGTGGCAAACGGAAAAAATGAAATATATCGAAGCAGCAAAGCAAGAAGGATTTGAGGCAGGTTTTTCTCAAGGGAAATCAGAAAGTCTTGCTAAATATAAAGAATACTTAGTGAAAGC is a genomic window of Virgibacillus proomii containing:
- the topA gene encoding type I DNA topoisomerase, which produces MSDYLVIVESPAKAKTIERYLGKKYKVKASMGHVRDLPKSQMGVDTENGYNPKYITIRGKGDVVKELKAAAKKAKKIYLAADPDREGEAIAWHLAHILNIDNESDCRVVFNEITKDAIKESFKHPRSIDMNLVDAQQARRILDRLVGYNISPLLWKKVKKGLSAGRVQSVAVKLIIDREKEIENFKPEEYWTIEGQFQKDKDSFQGSFYGLNGKKTALKTEADVKEVLQKLDGDHFIVDKVTEKERRRNPAQSFTTSSLQQEAARKLNFKAKKTMMVAQQLYEGIDLGKKAGGITGLITYMRTDSTRISETAKNEAKDYITKQYGKEYVGVNRKQKQKETAQDAHEAIRPTSVVREPKTLKSVLSRDQFRLYKLIWERFLASQMAAAIMDTMTVHLLNNDVEFRATGSKIKFKGFMKVYVEGTDDNKKEEDKYLPTLTEGMKVKANDIKPNQHFTQPPPRYTEARLVKTMEELGIGRPSTYAPTLDTIQRRGYVSIDNKRFIPTELGTIVIELVEEFFPKIIDVDFTAQMENDLDAIEDGRTEWVKIIDQFYQEFEKRLKKAEQEMEKVEIKDEPAGIECEKCGHEMVYKMGRYGKFLACSNFPECRNTKPILKTIGVTCPKCKKGEVVERKSKKRRIFYGCDQFPDCDFLSWDKPIARSCPKCNSLLVEKKAKKGSQIQCTNCEYKEQPQT
- the xerC gene encoding tyrosine recombinase XerC codes for the protein MNNFRNYWQSFKEYLQIEKNASPYTVKYYLNDLELFFDFLASEAVNDLREVDERVVRIFLNAMYNRKLSRRSVSRKISALRTFFKFLEREEIVIGNPFTLIRLPKTESHIPGFLYAEELEKLFEVNDLTDPLGQRDQAILELLYATGMRVSECQQLVLDNIDFTIGTVFVIGKGRKERYIPYGKFAEIALETYIQDGRQLLLAKAKQQTNALFLNHRGSPLTDRGIRDVLNRVVKKAALTVNVHPHKLRHTFATHLLNEGADLRSVQELLGHENLSTTQIYTHVTKDHLRRVYMKSHPRAND
- the hslV gene encoding ATP-dependent protease subunit HslV is translated as MTNGFHATTIFAIKHNGQCAMSGDGQVTMGNAVVMKHKAKKVRKLFKGQVLAGFAGSVADAFTLFEKFEGKLETYNGNLARAAVELAKEWRSDKVLRKLEAMLIVMNRENMFLVSGTGEVIEPDDGILAIGSGGNYALSAGRALVRYSTELTAKEIAQAALNIAGEICVYTNNHITLEVLD
- the hslU gene encoding ATP-dependent protease ATPase subunit HslU encodes the protein MGIDYTPKQIVEQLDKYIIGQKSAKRSVAVALRNRYRRMQLEDSLKDEIVPKNILMIGPTGVGKTEIARRLAKMVGAPFVKVEATKFTEVGYVGRDVESMIRDLVEMSVRMVKEEKMKKVLDKAEKEANKQLVKLLVPQAKTENQTKNPFEMLFSSQSTNNEDDDKSSAKNEEIRNKRKRVEHQLALGELEDHLVSVEIEEQAPSMFDMLQGSGMEQMGMNMQDALSQFMPKRKKKRKLPVSEARKVLTQQEAAKLVDMEEAVQEAIQRAEQAGIVFIDEIDKVAGKQEQSANVSREGVQRDILPIIEGSTVVTKHGPVKTDHILFIAAGAFHMSKPSDLIPELQGRFPIRVELEKLSTEDFKRILKEPSNALLKQYTALLQTEGINIVFTDEAVDRLAEIAYEVNQEMDNIGARRLHTILEKLLEDLSFEAPEINMDTIEITPAYVDEKLRAIAKNKDLSQYIL
- the codY gene encoding GTP-sensing pleiotropic transcriptional regulator CodY; translation: MELLNRARKINAMLQKFGGKSVDFNDMSASLRDVIKGNVYILSRRGKLLGFAINQEIENERMKTMLEERQFPQEYTEGLYNIHETTANLGIDSPHTVFPVENRDLFQNALTTIVPIIGGGERLGTLILGRLNGEFNEDDLLLAEYGATVVGMEILHEKSQEIEMEARSKAVVQMAISSLSYSELEAIDHIFEELDGSEGLLVASKIADRVGITRSVIVNALRKLESAGVIESRSLGMKGTYIKVLNHNFLVELEKLRSR
- a CDS encoding helix-turn-helix domain-containing protein, with the translated sequence MNIVHAAKQLFIHRNTLINRLHKKKN
- the flgB gene encoding flagellar basal body rod protein FlgB, whose translation is MNLFGGTIQSLENSMNYASAKNRAISTNIANLDTPNYKAKDVQFKNVLANELAKPLEAKRTHHKHLAFKNDTVNGYRTVTKHSTSYQHNGNNVDVDKEMADLAENQIYYQALVDRINGKFGSLQTVLRGGR
- the flgC gene encoding flagellar basal body rod protein FlgC; the protein is MTMFNALHSSASALTAQRLRMDVISSNIANAQTTRATINDAGEVEPYRRKMVTMQPQANSFQSFLHKAIGNHSSNGVKVTGIVEDENPFKQMYNPEHPDANEDGYVQLPNVDPLKEMVDLMSATRSYEANITSLNASKSMLMKALEIGK